GGGATTCTGCTGCGGATCGAGCACCGAGTTCACATTGCCGGCTAGATCGTACGTGAACTTCGTGAGCCGGTTCAGTGGATCGCGCACTTCCATGACCTGATTGGACACAAACTCTCTCGTCATCCTGGTCTGCTGCCCCAGCGCATTCACCGTCCCCACCGGCTGATTCCGTCCGTTGAAGCGATGGACCGTCTTGTTCCCACGTGGATCCGTGACCGTGGCTTGCGTCACCGAGCGGCTCGTGACGACATAGTCGAACGTATAGACCCCACTATCAGCCTGGGTCTGTGAGACCACGGCGGGATCAGGCGGACACGCCGTTCCGCTACAATAGATGTTGGTCAGATACGTAATGCCACGCGCGTCGGTGATGGTGCCGATATTATACGGACCCGCATACCCATAGATGGTCGTCCCGCCAGCAGGATTGGTCACGGAACGGAGCCGAGGTACGAAATAGCCGCCGGTCGGCGGCTCATAGGCATAGGTGACGGTTCGACCGATCGGATCGGTGATCTGGCTGATCCCTCCACCTGCATATTGGAACGTGAGCGCCCGTCCGCCCGGCTCGGTGATCTGTTGAATCTGGGCGCCGCTCCGGACAATTGTCACCGTATTCCCGTTGCGGTCGGTAGGGCTAGAGATACCCTTCATACGAACAGATCGTTGATTAGGCCAAGATTTGGGAGGCTACCGCGCAGTTCCTAACACCAGCCCCTTCAACCGATCCAAATTGATCGCCTCGACCCGATGGCCGTCGCGGCCCACGACCGTGGTGGCCATGGTGAGGGCGTTGAGAATGGCTTCTTCGGTGGCCTCGACCGTCGCGGTGATGATGGGATTCAGATGGGTGTCGGCCAAGTGGGTCTGCTGAAACGTCGGCGCTTGGGGATAGTGCGGAATGATGTTGCCGGTGGAAAACGCCAGGATGAAATCGCCGCTGCCATGCCGCGCGGTGGAGCCGGTACGGGCAAGACCGAGCGACGCGCGCTTGGCGAGTCTCGTCAACTGCCGCCCATCAAGCGGCGCATCGGTGGCCACGACGATAATGATCGAACCTTCGCTTTGACCCGGCATCAACGCCTCCGACATCTGCGCGAGCGGTTCGTAGCGTTTGCCGACGGGCACGCCCCCCACCATCAGCTCCGGCATACGCCCATGATTGGCATTGACCAGCACGCCAATCGTGTAGCCGCCTTCTTCCACCGAAAGTCGCCGCGATGACGTCCCGATCCCCCCTTTGAATCCGTAGGACACCATGCCGGTCCCTGCCCCAACGGTACCTTCCTTAACGGGACCACTGCTCGCACCGTCCAGTGCCGTCATCACATCCTGCTCGGACACATGGCGGCCTTGAATGTCATTCAATCGGCCATCGTCGCACTCCGCCACGACCGGCGTCAGCGTGTCGTCGGAGATGCCGATCGCTGGATACTGTTTGATCATCCAGCTCATCACGCCGTTGGCCACACGAGGGACATTCAGCGTATTGGTCAGTGCGATCGGGTACTCCAGAAAGCCAGACTCCGCGACCCATGAGAGGCCGGTCATCTCGCCCGTGCCGTTCAACACAAACGCCCCGGCCGGCACTTTCTTATGCCACACATCCTCGCGCGGAACGATCACGGTGACGCCTGTCCGCACTGGCCCTTGTCCTGGGTTAAGCGCTCCCTCTCCGGAGATGAGCGTGCGCTGCCCAACCTTTACACCGTGGACATCGGTAATGGCATTCAGCGGACCCGTTGAATATTGTCCGATGGACACGCCAAGATCGCGGACCCTCTGCCGCGCCTCAGTCGTCTCTGCCGCCTGCACCGTTAGGCTGCCCCAGATCGCCGCCACGGTGACCGCCACCGCCAATGCTCCTCGGCTAGATCTCATAGGCGGAACCTCGTCGAGGAATCTGCACGTCCACTCCTGGATGCTCGGCTTCTATGGCCGCGCCCAGTGACAAGGCCTGTTTTTCTTCACCATGCACGATGAAGATTTTGGCCGGCAAGGGATTGATGGCGCGCACATAGGCCAGAAGATCATTGCGGTCGGCATGGGCCGAGAGTCCGTTGAGTTTCACCACCTGCGCCCGCCGCTGCGTCGGCACCCCGAAGATCGGCACGACATCCCACCCTTCAACCAGCTTCCGGCCCAGGGTATGCTCCGCCTGGAAGCCGACAAAGACGATGACGTTGGCTTCGTCTTGGATGGCATGCTTGAGATGATGAAGCACCCGCCCGCCTTCGCACATTCCGGAAGAAGAAATGATCACGCAGGGGCCCTTCATCGAATTGAGACGCTTGCTGTCTTCCGGATTGGAGATGAAGTGGATGTATCGAGAGGCGAAGAGGTCCCCCTCCGATGCGAATGTCCTATAGGTTTCTTCGTCATAACATTCCGGGTGACGGCGAAAGACATCGGTCGCCTTGGATGCCAACGGGGAGTCGATATAGATGGGAATGGGGTCAATCCGCTGCTCGCCGACCAGCGCTTTGATCCGCATGATGAGTTCTTGCGTACGCCCGACGGCAAAGGCCGGCACGATGATCTTGCTCTTATGCGCCCTGGCATGGGCGATGAGATCCTGTGCTTGTTGCTTGAGTTTCTCTTCCGCCTGTTCATGCAGGCGGTCGCCATAGGTAGATTCGAGAATGAGTACGTCACAGGGAGGCGGCGGTTCCGGATCGCGCAAGATCGGCATATGCGACCGTCCCAGATCGCCGCTGAAGAGCACCGTCGTCGTGTTCCCCCGCGCCGTGTACTTCACACGGACAGCGGCCGATCCGAGAATGTGACCTGCGTCGTGAAATGAGGCCGTCATCCTCGGTGCGATCTTGACCGCATCCTGGTAGCGCACCCCCACAAACCGGCGCGTAATGGCTTCCACATCATCGGAATCGAAAAATGGCTGCACGCACTTCTTGCCTCTCCGCTGTTCTTTCTTATTTACATAGCGGCAGTCGCTTTCTTGAATATGCGCGGCATCCTGCAGCATGATCGCGGCAAGATCGGCCGTGGCTCGCGTGAGGTATACCTTCCCGGAAAACCGATATCGATCCAGAACCGGCAAGGCACCGGAATGATCGATATGGGCATGAGAGAGCAGCACGGATGACAAGGACTTCGGATCAAACCCCAACTCGCGGTTCTGCCGGTCTGCCTCCTCCCGCCGCCCTTGGAACATGCCGCAATCCAGAAGCAGCCGGCACCCGGCCGTTTCGATCAGATGCCGGCTTCCGGTGACCGACCGGGCCGCGCCGTGAAATGAGAGCTTCATGACGGT
The nucleotide sequence above comes from Nitrospira sp.. Encoded proteins:
- a CDS encoding P1 family peptidase; amino-acid sequence: MRSSRGALAVAVTVAAIWGSLTVQAAETTEARQRVRDLGVSIGQYSTGPLNAITDVHGVKVGQRTLISGEGALNPGQGPVRTGVTVIVPREDVWHKKVPAGAFVLNGTGEMTGLSWVAESGFLEYPIALTNTLNVPRVANGVMSWMIKQYPAIGISDDTLTPVVAECDDGRLNDIQGRHVSEQDVMTALDGASSGPVKEGTVGAGTGMVSYGFKGGIGTSSRRLSVEEGGYTIGVLVNANHGRMPELMVGGVPVGKRYEPLAQMSEALMPGQSEGSIIIVVATDAPLDGRQLTRLAKRASLGLARTGSTARHGSGDFILAFSTGNIIPHYPQAPTFQQTHLADTHLNPIITATVEATEEAILNALTMATTVVGRDGHRVEAINLDRLKGLVLGTAR
- a CDS encoding MBL fold metallo-hydrolase; protein product: MKLSFHGAARSVTGSRHLIETAGCRLLLDCGMFQGRREEADRQNRELGFDPKSLSSVLLSHAHIDHSGALPVLDRYRFSGKVYLTRATADLAAIMLQDAAHIQESDCRYVNKKEQRRGKKCVQPFFDSDDVEAITRRFVGVRYQDAVKIAPRMTASFHDAGHILGSAAVRVKYTARGNTTTVLFSGDLGRSHMPILRDPEPPPPCDVLILESTYGDRLHEQAEEKLKQQAQDLIAHARAHKSKIIVPAFAVGRTQELIMRIKALVGEQRIDPIPIYIDSPLASKATDVFRRHPECYDEETYRTFASEGDLFASRYIHFISNPEDSKRLNSMKGPCVIISSSGMCEGGRVLHHLKHAIQDEANVIVFVGFQAEHTLGRKLVEGWDVVPIFGVPTQRRAQVVKLNGLSAHADRNDLLAYVRAINPLPAKIFIVHGEEKQALSLGAAIEAEHPGVDVQIPRRGSAYEI